In uncultured Cohaesibacter sp., a genomic segment contains:
- a CDS encoding heme biosynthesis HemY N-terminal domain-containing protein: MIKTLIFFAVLLAIAFGGAWLADRPGEIIINWPWLDMGFEVSLLVGFLLIVAAMGVAVVLWIVIRGIWNSPRSVTGFFSSRRRDKGYKALSTGMIAVGVGDLALARKQAAKARKLLGQEPMTLMLEAQTAQLAGDPTKARQSFEAMLDTDETRALGRRGLYIEAQRRGDMEEAMQMAKAATDESKKTPGWAGTALFDMQTASRDWQGALVTLSQNHANKHLSKDDFRRQRAVILTAQAMELDGQDNADASIRSLLGEACKLAPGLVPAVVMQADLLNDAKDYRKASKLVEAAWRIEPHPELAHAYAYIKDGDTALDRLKRVRVLFGLMPDHIESKLAMARAFIDAREWVEARSLLEPMAEAHLTPRICMLMAELEEGDKNDFGLVRQWLARAVGAHRDPAWTADGQVSDVWQPISPVTGKIDVYEWRVPVREVAQVDQPVLDSRDLTDEDGSEGDMVLLPAEVSAAEGKAKSFAVAEDDIEEIHPEESDEKPVVAEVEVPSAPDAATEAPVAPAEKPETESKDQPRAEAVVPAAKVAEDSKPQKAADVEDAPVAPAKDKSSAKIEIEKPKEVEFPMPFPPDDPGPKKDEAVRKADKRFKLF, encoded by the coding sequence ATGATTAAAACACTCATCTTCTTTGCTGTCTTGTTGGCCATCGCGTTTGGCGGTGCCTGGCTGGCTGATCGCCCCGGAGAAATCATCATCAACTGGCCGTGGCTCGACATGGGCTTCGAGGTCTCGCTGCTGGTGGGCTTTCTGCTCATCGTGGCGGCGATGGGCGTTGCCGTGGTGTTGTGGATCGTTATCCGCGGGATCTGGAATTCCCCGCGCTCGGTGACCGGCTTCTTCTCTTCCCGTCGGCGTGACAAGGGCTACAAGGCGCTGTCTACCGGCATGATTGCCGTCGGTGTTGGCGATCTCGCATTGGCCCGCAAACAGGCTGCCAAGGCGCGCAAGCTGCTCGGCCAGGAACCGATGACCCTGATGCTTGAGGCCCAGACGGCACAGTTGGCCGGAGACCCGACCAAGGCCCGCCAGAGCTTTGAAGCGATGCTGGATACGGATGAAACCCGGGCGCTTGGTCGTCGCGGGCTCTATATCGAAGCGCAGCGTCGTGGCGACATGGAAGAAGCCATGCAGATGGCCAAGGCTGCAACCGACGAAAGCAAGAAAACGCCGGGTTGGGCCGGAACCGCCCTGTTCGACATGCAGACCGCCTCCCGTGACTGGCAGGGCGCTCTGGTTACCCTGTCGCAGAATCACGCCAACAAGCATCTGTCCAAGGATGATTTCCGCCGTCAGCGCGCGGTCATTCTGACGGCACAGGCGATGGAGCTGGATGGGCAGGACAATGCCGATGCCTCGATTCGGTCGCTGCTGGGCGAAGCCTGCAAGCTGGCTCCGGGGCTGGTTCCCGCTGTGGTGATGCAGGCGGACCTGCTCAACGACGCCAAGGATTATCGCAAGGCTTCCAAGCTGGTGGAAGCGGCCTGGCGCATTGAACCGCATCCGGAACTGGCTCATGCCTATGCCTATATCAAGGATGGCGACACGGCGCTGGATCGTCTCAAGCGCGTGCGTGTGCTGTTCGGTCTGATGCCGGACCATATCGAATCCAAGCTGGCAATGGCGCGCGCCTTTATCGATGCCCGTGAATGGGTCGAGGCCCGTAGTCTGCTGGAGCCCATGGCAGAAGCCCATCTGACGCCGCGTATCTGCATGCTGATGGCCGAGCTGGAAGAGGGTGACAAGAATGACTTCGGTCTCGTGCGTCAGTGGCTGGCCCGGGCCGTTGGGGCTCATCGCGATCCGGCCTGGACGGCCGATGGTCAGGTGAGCGATGTCTGGCAGCCAATCTCGCCGGTGACCGGCAAGATCGACGTCTATGAATGGCGTGTTCCGGTTCGCGAAGTGGCGCAGGTCGACCAGCCGGTGCTCGATAGCCGCGATTTAACGGATGAGGACGGCTCTGAAGGAGACATGGTTCTTTTGCCTGCGGAAGTGTCAGCAGCGGAAGGCAAGGCCAAGAGCTTTGCCGTTGCTGAAGACGATATCGAGGAGATCCATCCCGAAGAATCTGACGAGAAGCCTGTGGTGGCAGAGGTTGAGGTTCCATCCGCGCCTGACGCAGCAACGGAAGCCCCTGTGGCCCCAGCGGAAAAGCCCGAGACCGAGAGCAAAGATCAGCCCAGGGCTGAGGCAGTCGTTCCCGCGGCAAAGGTCGCCGAGGATTCCAAACCTCAGAAGGCAGCGGATGTCGAGGATGCTCCGGTGGCTCCGGCCAAGGACAAGTCGTCTGCCAAGATAGAGATTGAAAAGCCGAAGGAAGTGGAATTTCCGATGCCGTTTCCCCCGGATGATCCGGGGCCGAAAAAGGACGAGGCTGTACGCAAGGCCGACAAGCGCTTCAAGCTTTTCTAG
- a CDS encoding helix-turn-helix transcriptional regulator — MYLDVRSDWLAYVDEIPRALVAANAVASLEALEQLPRHQHQKAQLLFAVRGVINCEVEDAVWIVPPQCAVWIPGGLPHTAYGSGEVECISLFIDPSEGPNLPTECCTITVSSFLRHLLMRANALPELYDVDGPDGRIVSVIFDELAVAPLEDLRLPIPGDPRLKKLTDLLIAAPADHAAVAEWASRIALSERSLSRLLAEEVGMSFGRWRRQLHIVLALRQLSAGQSVQAVAMDLGYESASSFVTMFRKMVGKSPGRYLHERLRSAPHDDGEQ; from the coding sequence ATGTATCTGGATGTCCGAAGCGATTGGCTTGCCTATGTCGATGAGATTCCGCGCGCGCTCGTCGCGGCCAACGCGGTCGCCAGCCTCGAGGCGCTGGAACAATTGCCGCGGCACCAGCACCAGAAAGCGCAACTGCTTTTTGCGGTCCGGGGCGTCATCAATTGCGAAGTTGAAGACGCGGTCTGGATTGTGCCGCCGCAATGCGCGGTGTGGATTCCCGGCGGCCTGCCCCATACCGCTTACGGCTCAGGCGAGGTGGAGTGCATTTCCCTCTTCATAGACCCTTCCGAGGGTCCGAACCTGCCGACCGAATGCTGTACGATCACGGTGTCGAGTTTCTTGCGCCATTTGCTGATGCGGGCCAACGCGCTGCCGGAGCTTTATGACGTCGACGGTCCGGACGGTCGGATTGTTTCCGTTATCTTCGATGAGCTGGCCGTGGCACCGCTCGAAGACCTGCGCCTCCCCATCCCCGGCGATCCGCGCCTTAAAAAGCTCACCGACCTGTTGATCGCGGCGCCTGCGGATCATGCGGCCGTTGCGGAGTGGGCCTCCCGCATCGCGCTCAGCGAGCGCAGCCTGAGCCGCCTGCTGGCTGAAGAAGTAGGCATGAGTTTTGGCCGCTGGCGCCGGCAGTTGCATATTGTTCTTGCCTTGCGACAGCTGAGCGCCGGCCAGTCGGTTCAGGCTGTTGCGATGGATCTCGGCTATGAAAGTGCCAGCAGTTTCGTAACCATGTTTCGAAAGATGGTCGGCAAGTCGCCAGGCCGCTATCTGCACGAGCGGCTGAGATCTGCGCCTCACGATGATGGCGAGCAATAG
- a CDS encoding tRNA-binding protein, whose product MKKEQIVYDDFAKVEMRLGVIEEVQDFPRARNPSYKVCVSFGALGKRWSSAQITNYPKEGLIGRKVICVVNMPPRNIAGFQSEILIMGVPNDKGETILLQPCDDAVLGSEVF is encoded by the coding sequence ATGAAGAAAGAACAGATCGTCTATGACGACTTCGCAAAGGTAGAAATGCGCCTTGGGGTGATTGAAGAGGTGCAGGACTTTCCCCGTGCCCGCAACCCCTCCTACAAGGTTTGCGTCAGCTTTGGCGCGCTCGGCAAACGCTGGTCGAGTGCCCAGATCACCAATTACCCGAAAGAGGGTCTGATTGGCCGCAAGGTGATCTGCGTGGTCAACATGCCCCCGCGCAATATCGCCGGCTTCCAGTCTGAGATCCTCATAATGGGCGTGCCCAATGACAAGGGCGAAACCATCCTGCTTCAACCCTGCGATGATGCCGTGCTTGGCTCCGAGGTTTTCTGA
- a CDS encoding tartrate dehydrogenase, with translation MTRSYRIAAIPGDGIGKEVLPVGQRVIDRVAQKHGFTVAWTDFDWSCERYHKTGAMMPEDGIEQMKAFDAIYLGAVGYPGVPDHVSLWGLLIPLRRELEQYANVRPVRLLRGITSPLAGRGPEDIDFIVVRENVEGEYSSVGGRVYQGTENEAAIQESIMTRRGIDRIMDYAFRIAQNRKARHVTSATKSNGIIHTMPFWDERFAAAKDRHPGIETAQFHIDILTAHFVLHPDWFDVVVGSNLFGDILSDLGPAVAGSIGIAPSANINPEGTYPSMFEPVHGSAPDIAGKGIANPIAAVWTAAMMLDHLGEKDAAAEIERAIEASLESPLTKTRDLHGTANTARAEAAVLEVLA, from the coding sequence ATGACCAGATCATACCGTATTGCCGCCATTCCCGGCGATGGCATCGGCAAGGAAGTGCTCCCCGTTGGCCAGCGGGTCATTGACAGGGTGGCGCAGAAGCACGGCTTCACCGTTGCATGGACCGACTTTGACTGGTCTTGCGAGCGCTACCACAAGACCGGAGCGATGATGCCCGAAGATGGCATTGAGCAGATGAAGGCCTTCGACGCCATCTATCTGGGAGCCGTGGGCTATCCCGGCGTTCCAGATCATGTCTCGCTCTGGGGCCTATTGATTCCCTTGCGGCGTGAGCTGGAACAATATGCCAATGTCCGGCCAGTGCGTCTGCTGCGCGGCATCACCTCCCCGCTTGCAGGACGCGGGCCGGAAGATATTGACTTCATCGTGGTGAGAGAGAATGTCGAGGGCGAATATTCCTCGGTCGGCGGTCGCGTGTATCAGGGCACCGAGAACGAAGCGGCCATTCAGGAAAGCATCATGACCCGGCGTGGCATAGACCGGATCATGGACTATGCCTTCCGCATCGCCCAGAACCGCAAGGCGCGCCATGTGACCTCGGCGACCAAATCCAACGGTATCATCCATACCATGCCCTTCTGGGACGAGCGCTTCGCCGCAGCCAAGGACCGTCACCCCGGCATTGAGACGGCCCAGTTCCATATCGACATCCTCACGGCCCATTTCGTGCTTCATCCCGACTGGTTCGATGTGGTGGTCGGCTCCAACCTGTTTGGCGATATCCTTTCCGATCTCGGGCCCGCCGTTGCTGGCTCCATCGGCATTGCTCCGTCCGCCAACATTAACCCCGAGGGCACCTACCCCTCGATGTTCGAGCCGGTGCATGGCTCCGCGCCCGATATCGCAGGCAAGGGCATTGCGAACCCGATCGCGGCGGTCTGGACGGCGGCCATGATGCTGGACCATCTGGGCGAGAAGGACGCGGCAGCCGAGATCGAACGCGCCATTGAGGCCTCACTGGAAAGCCCGCTAACAAAGACCCGCGATCTGCATGGCACTGCAAACACCGCCAGGGCCGAAGCAGCCGTGCTTGAAGTGTTGGCATGA
- a CDS encoding NAD-dependent succinate-semialdehyde dehydrogenase, translating to MDLQDSTLFRQQNLIGGEWLAADTGAMIEVDNPSTQGLVGTVPDCGAAETARAIAAAHDCFKTFRTTTAADRCALLEAWFDLIMAAQDDLGRIMTTEQGKPFAEAKGEIAYAASFVKWFAEEGRRVYGETVPSPVAGRKIMVQKQPVGVCAIITPWNFPAAMITRKIAPALAAGCTVVIKPSDLTPYTALALAVLAERAGFPKGAINVVTGGAQDIGRALTASALVRKLSFTGSTRVGKLLMEQCAGTVKRLSLELGGNAPFLVFDDADLDAAVEGAMASKFRNGGQTCVCANRIYVQSAIYDAFAAKLAERVGALRLGDGFEAGVEIGPMINQAAITKIRAHLDDAVAKGGQILVGGTQADPSERFISPAVVSGATDMMLVASEETFGPIAPLFRFDKEEEAIEAANNTPYGLAAYFYTRDLARAFRVSDALEVGMVGVNAGAIATEVAPFGGIKESGLGREGAHHGIEEYLEIKTIHIDGLT from the coding sequence ATGGATCTTCAAGACAGCACATTATTCAGACAGCAGAACCTGATTGGCGGCGAGTGGCTGGCAGCAGACACCGGGGCCATGATCGAGGTGGACAATCCCTCGACGCAAGGGCTTGTCGGCACCGTGCCGGATTGCGGCGCAGCTGAGACCGCCCGCGCCATCGCCGCGGCCCATGACTGCTTCAAAACCTTCCGCACCACCACGGCGGCCGATCGCTGCGCTCTGCTGGAGGCATGGTTCGATCTGATCATGGCCGCACAGGATGATCTTGGCCGGATCATGACCACCGAACAGGGCAAACCCTTTGCAGAAGCCAAGGGCGAGATTGCCTACGCAGCCTCTTTCGTCAAATGGTTTGCCGAGGAAGGCAGGCGCGTCTATGGCGAGACGGTGCCAAGTCCGGTTGCCGGACGCAAAATCATGGTCCAGAAGCAGCCGGTGGGCGTGTGCGCCATCATCACGCCGTGGAACTTCCCCGCCGCAATGATCACGCGCAAGATCGCGCCGGCGCTGGCGGCAGGCTGCACCGTCGTGATCAAGCCGTCCGATCTGACGCCCTACACGGCACTCGCCCTTGCTGTGCTGGCCGAACGAGCTGGTTTTCCCAAGGGCGCTATCAATGTGGTCACCGGAGGGGCCCAAGACATTGGCAGGGCGCTGACGGCAAGCGCGCTCGTGCGCAAACTGTCCTTCACGGGCTCCACCCGCGTCGGCAAGCTTTTGATGGAGCAATGCGCTGGCACAGTGAAGCGCCTCAGTCTAGAGCTCGGAGGCAATGCCCCTTTCCTCGTCTTCGATGATGCGGATCTCGATGCAGCAGTGGAAGGCGCCATGGCCTCCAAGTTCCGCAATGGCGGCCAGACCTGCGTCTGCGCCAACCGCATTTATGTGCAGTCCGCCATCTATGACGCCTTTGCGGCCAAACTTGCCGAACGTGTCGGAGCGCTGAGGCTCGGAGATGGCTTTGAGGCTGGTGTCGAGATCGGACCGATGATCAATCAGGCAGCGATTACCAAGATCCGGGCCCATCTGGATGACGCTGTTGCCAAGGGTGGTCAGATCCTGGTTGGCGGCACCCAGGCCGACCCTTCTGAGCGCTTCATCAGCCCGGCTGTCGTCTCAGGGGCAACGGACATGATGTTGGTGGCCTCCGAGGAAACCTTTGGACCCATTGCTCCCCTCTTCCGTTTCGACAAGGAAGAAGAGGCTATCGAGGCAGCCAACAACACCCCTTATGGCCTCGCGGCCTATTTCTACACCCGGGATCTGGCCCGGGCCTTCCGTGTGTCCGATGCATTGGAGGTTGGCATGGTCGGGGTCAATGCAGGTGCCATCGCGACGGAGGTCGCACCCTTTGGCGGCATCAAGGAAAGTGGCCTTGGCCGCGAAGGTGCTCATCACGGCATCGAAGAGTATCTCGAGATCAAGACCATCCACATTGATGGCCTCACCTGA
- a CDS encoding Lrp/AsnC family transcriptional regulator has translation MTRQPKLDRIDIKILASLQTDCNMTNVELADIVGLSPSPCLQRVKRLEKAGYIQTYRAVINLRKLTDYVTVFTEVTLADHRRADFQKFESQIGKHKNVIECHLVSGGYDYLVKIVARSVAQYQEIIEELLEQELGIDKYFSYIAIKPVIEKHAVPLDDLLVSK, from the coding sequence ATGACAAGACAGCCCAAGCTTGACCGGATCGATATCAAGATTCTTGCGTCTTTGCAGACCGACTGCAACATGACCAATGTGGAACTGGCCGACATTGTCGGCCTGTCTCCCAGCCCCTGCCTGCAACGTGTGAAGCGGCTCGAGAAGGCTGGCTATATCCAAACCTATCGCGCGGTCATCAATCTGCGAAAACTGACCGACTATGTCACGGTCTTCACCGAGGTCACGCTGGCCGACCATCGGCGCGCGGATTTCCAGAAGTTCGAATCCCAGATCGGCAAGCATAAAAATGTGATCGAATGCCATCTCGTCAGTGGCGGCTATGACTATCTGGTCAAGATCGTCGCCCGCTCCGTCGCCCAGTATCAGGAAATCATCGAAGAGCTCCTCGAACAGGAACTCGGCATCGACAAATACTTCTCCTATATCGCCATCAAACCGGTCATCGAGAAGCATGCAGTGCCTCTCGATGACCTGCTGGTTTCCAAGTAG
- a CDS encoding haloacid dehalogenase type II, translating into MKLSDYKALTFDVYGTLIDWESGMVAGLKPLTDRVSRSLSRDDILEAHAYYESTTQRWTPSKKYYDLLAVVYRRLAEEWGVEVTWEECEAYGLSVRQWPAFEDSREALAYLKQHFKLVVLTNTDNLSFSGSNTRLGVTFDGVFTAEDIGSYKPADRNFDYMLETLARRGIEKHDILHTAESMFHDHAPANKHGLANCWIYRRFDKEGFGATMNPGDMPSYDFRFNSMRDLVEAHKKELQA; encoded by the coding sequence ATGAAGCTTAGCGATTACAAGGCCCTGACCTTTGATGTATATGGCACGTTGATCGACTGGGAGAGCGGCATGGTCGCTGGCCTCAAACCCCTGACAGATCGTGTCAGCCGCAGCCTCAGCCGTGATGACATTCTCGAGGCCCACGCCTACTATGAATCGACCACCCAGCGCTGGACCCCTTCAAAGAAATACTATGATCTTCTGGCCGTGGTTTATCGCCGTCTTGCCGAGGAGTGGGGCGTCGAGGTGACTTGGGAAGAATGCGAAGCCTATGGCCTGTCCGTGCGCCAGTGGCCTGCCTTTGAAGATAGCCGCGAGGCGCTTGCCTATCTCAAGCAGCATTTCAAGCTGGTCGTCCTGACCAACACGGACAATCTCAGCTTCTCAGGTTCCAACACCCGGCTCGGTGTCACCTTCGACGGCGTCTTCACGGCCGAAGACATCGGCAGCTACAAGCCGGCAGACCGCAATTTCGACTATATGCTCGAGACGCTGGCACGGCGCGGCATCGAGAAGCATGACATCCTGCATACCGCAGAGAGCATGTTCCACGATCATGCCCCGGCCAACAAGCATGGCCTCGCCAATTGCTGGATCTATCGCCGCTTCGACAAAGAAGGCTTCGGCGCCACGATGAATCCGGGCGACATGCCAAGCTATGATTTCCGGTTCAACTCCATGCGGGATCTGGTCGAAGCCCACAAGAAAGAACTGCAGGCTTGA
- a CDS encoding aminotransferase class III-fold pyridoxal phosphate-dependent enzyme, translating into MRSNSLIEKDRAHYFHPVLPLRAHEARGATIMQSGKGVFLTDAEGNELLDGFAGLWCVNAGYGHESVVEAATEQMRRLPYATGYFHYASEPTIELAAKLADLAPGDLDHVFFTLGGSDAVDTVIRMVRYYFNAKGAANKKHFISLEKGYHGSSSNGAGLTALPLFHDKFDLPMPWQHYLPSSYPYRNEAASDADIIAQGVANLKAKVSELGAENVAAFIMEPVQGSGGVIVPPEGYAKAMQDTCRALDILFIVDEVITGFGRTGPMFACEHEGLTPDFLTTAKGLTSGYVPMGAVFVSDRIYQVMADAAPEGVAFGHGFTYSGHPVSAAVALAVIKLYEEGLIDNSIKVGAYFETQLKTLLDHPLVGDVRAKGLLAAIEIVTDKKTKAKPTKEMNVAARLAEAGYQNGVLFRAFADDIIGLAPPICISEQEVDLLISRLRMTLDAIR; encoded by the coding sequence ATGCGTTCAAATTCACTGATTGAGAAAGACCGTGCCCATTACTTTCATCCCGTCTTGCCCCTACGAGCCCATGAGGCGCGTGGTGCAACAATCATGCAATCGGGAAAGGGCGTGTTCCTTACGGATGCCGAGGGCAATGAACTACTCGACGGCTTTGCGGGTCTCTGGTGCGTCAATGCCGGTTATGGCCACGAAAGCGTTGTAGAGGCCGCCACGGAACAGATGCGTCGCCTTCCCTATGCGACGGGCTATTTTCATTATGCGAGCGAGCCGACGATCGAACTGGCAGCAAAGCTGGCAGACCTGGCTCCCGGCGACCTCGATCATGTTTTCTTCACCCTCGGGGGCTCGGATGCGGTGGATACGGTCATCCGCATGGTGCGCTACTATTTCAACGCCAAGGGCGCAGCGAACAAGAAGCACTTCATCAGCCTTGAGAAGGGCTATCATGGCTCAAGCTCCAACGGGGCTGGCCTCACGGCTTTACCGCTCTTTCACGACAAGTTCGACCTGCCCATGCCCTGGCAGCATTACCTGCCCTCGTCCTATCCCTATCGCAACGAGGCCGCGTCCGATGCAGATATCATCGCACAAGGGGTGGCCAATCTGAAAGCCAAGGTGTCGGAACTCGGGGCCGAAAATGTCGCCGCCTTCATCATGGAACCTGTGCAGGGCTCCGGTGGCGTAATCGTGCCGCCGGAAGGCTACGCCAAGGCAATGCAGGACACCTGCCGCGCGCTGGACATCCTTTTCATCGTCGATGAAGTGATAACCGGCTTTGGTCGCACCGGCCCGATGTTTGCCTGCGAGCATGAAGGTCTGACACCGGATTTTCTGACCACGGCCAAGGGCCTGACCTCGGGCTATGTGCCCATGGGTGCCGTCTTTGTTTCCGACCGCATCTATCAGGTCATGGCTGATGCCGCCCCTGAGGGTGTGGCCTTTGGTCATGGCTTCACCTATTCGGGCCACCCGGTGAGCGCTGCCGTTGCGCTTGCAGTGATCAAGCTTTATGAAGAAGGCCTGATCGACAATTCCATCAAGGTCGGGGCCTATTTCGAGACCCAGCTGAAAACCCTTCTCGATCACCCCCTCGTCGGCGACGTGCGCGCCAAGGGGCTCCTGGCAGCGATCGAGATCGTCACGGACAAGAAGACAAAGGCCAAGCCGACAAAAGAGATGAATGTCGCCGCCCGCCTTGCCGAGGCAGGCTATCAGAACGGCGTCCTCTTCCGCGCCTTTGCCGATGATATCATCGGTCTGGCTCCCCCCATTTGCATCAGTGAGCAGGAAGTGGATCTGCTGATCTCTCGCCTGCGGATGACGCTGGATGCGATCCGATAA
- a CDS encoding TRAP transporter large permease subunit, with amino-acid sequence MSNLDIGIIGTFVALGLIALRVPIGLSLGVVSVFGIASMFNMNVAWGMISATPFDYVGQWELSAAPMFLLMGFLCSTTDMTRGLFTALRLVLARLPGGLAVASVGACAFFAAAAGSSTATASAMSRIAVPEMLRNGYDKGLATGTIAASGTLGSLIPPSVLLILYGVYAQVSVGQLFMAGFIPGLLSALIYMTMIVIRVKINPSLAGSANIEVSQEDRSTILREIWPLPILILAVLGGIFSGLFSPTEAGAIGAFIAGVIAFIRSKLTRDALFEAIRQAIIATAGIFIILIGSLFFTRFLAMSGLPAAFANMILSVSAESWWILLAITILYVALGMLIDSIGLLLLTLPLILPLVDTTGLNPVWFGIIVIKLLEIGLVTPPIGLNVYMIKGSLGDIVTLPEVFKGVTWFIVMDFLTLLILILFPILSLWLPQLAFN; translated from the coding sequence ATGAGTAATCTTGATATTGGCATCATCGGAACCTTTGTCGCGCTCGGCCTGATCGCCCTCAGAGTACCGATCGGCCTCAGCCTCGGGGTTGTTTCCGTCTTCGGCATCGCTTCGATGTTCAACATGAATGTGGCATGGGGCATGATTTCCGCCACCCCCTTCGACTATGTCGGACAATGGGAGCTATCGGCAGCCCCGATGTTCCTGCTCATGGGTTTCCTGTGCTCAACCACCGACATGACACGAGGGTTGTTCACTGCCCTGCGGCTGGTATTGGCCCGGTTGCCCGGTGGCCTCGCGGTTGCCTCGGTGGGGGCCTGCGCTTTCTTTGCCGCGGCTGCCGGTTCGTCCACAGCCACCGCGTCCGCCATGTCGCGCATTGCCGTCCCCGAGATGCTGCGCAACGGCTATGACAAGGGCCTGGCGACGGGCACCATCGCCGCGTCTGGCACGCTTGGCTCGCTAATCCCGCCCTCGGTTCTGCTCATTCTGTATGGCGTCTATGCGCAGGTTTCTGTCGGGCAGTTGTTCATGGCCGGGTTCATTCCAGGTCTTCTCTCCGCCCTCATCTATATGACCATGATCGTCATCCGCGTGAAAATAAATCCAAGCCTTGCCGGATCGGCCAACATCGAGGTCTCGCAAGAGGACAGAAGCACCATCCTGCGCGAAATCTGGCCCCTGCCAATCCTCATCCTTGCGGTACTGGGAGGCATATTCTCGGGTCTTTTCTCTCCCACGGAAGCAGGCGCTATTGGTGCATTCATCGCCGGTGTGATCGCCTTCATTCGAAGCAAGCTGACGCGGGATGCACTGTTTGAAGCTATCCGGCAGGCGATCATCGCGACAGCAGGCATCTTCATCATTCTGATCGGGTCCCTGTTTTTCACCCGCTTTCTGGCGATGTCCGGACTGCCAGCCGCCTTTGCCAACATGATCCTGTCGGTGAGTGCCGAGTCGTGGTGGATCCTGCTGGCCATCACCATTCTCTATGTCGCTCTGGGGATGCTCATCGACAGCATCGGGCTGTTGCTTTTGACCTTGCCTCTCATCCTGCCGCTTGTCGATACCACCGGACTGAACCCGGTCTGGTTCGGCATCATTGTCATCAAACTGCTCGAGATTGGTCTGGTCACGCCTCCCATCGGGCTCAATGTCTACATGATCAAGGGATCCCTTGGCGACATCGTAACCCTGCCTGAAGTGTTCAAGGGCGTTACCTGGTTCATCGTTATGGACTTCCTGACCCTGTTGATCCTGATACTGTTCCCCATCCTGTCGCTCTGGTTGCCGCAATTGGCCTTCAACTAG
- a CDS encoding TRAP transporter small permease, which produces MHISAHRLVRLLNRVFLLASGLFLVLMMLHITVDVVLRNSGVSIQGTLEVVSFYYMVCLVFLPLGYVEIKHQHIRVDLLAQRLPQSVQTALYIFSCLVGLLFFGMMGWQTLLDALQATRSQQTAMANFTFYLWPARWALPLGFFGMCCALLSNLLQSLLERRAF; this is translated from the coding sequence ATGCATATTTCCGCGCACCGGCTGGTGCGGCTGCTCAATCGTGTCTTCCTCCTGGCGAGCGGCCTGTTTCTCGTTTTGATGATGCTACACATCACGGTCGACGTTGTTTTGCGCAACAGTGGTGTCTCCATCCAAGGAACACTCGAAGTCGTTTCCTTCTACTATATGGTTTGTCTGGTCTTTCTCCCTCTTGGATATGTCGAGATAAAGCACCAGCACATTCGTGTTGATCTCCTAGCCCAGCGTCTGCCCCAATCTGTGCAGACCGCACTTTATATTTTCTCCTGTCTCGTCGGGCTTCTCTTCTTTGGCATGATGGGCTGGCAGACTTTGCTTGACGCTTTGCAGGCGACTCGCAGCCAGCAGACGGCTATGGCCAATTTCACCTTCTATCTCTGGCCTGCGCGCTGGGCGTTGCCTCTGGGTTTCTTCGGCATGTGCTGTGCCCTTCTCTCCAATCTCCTGCAATCGCTTCTTGAGCGTCGGGCATTCTGA